The sequence TTTTTCGAACAATCCAACAAATTTCTTAACTGCAACCCTCATATTATCATAGACCATTGTTCTAAAATTACCTTTGCAAAATGAGAAAAATTCTGCATGTGATTGTTGAAATGCTGGAGTATCTTGAGATTTAAAAAGCATTGAATATCTGATTCCGCTTTTAGCAGGAGTAAAAACTGCCATTTGATAAGCTTTATATCCTTCTCCTCCTATATCTAATTTTGTCGTACCCCAGTCAAATTCACATACATCTCCAAGAACATATTCTTGCCTTATGAAAGCTTCACGATGCCTATCCTCGATTGTTTTAACTAATCTTTTAACTGATGAATAACTAATATTAAAATTTTTCTTTAACAAGTATTCATGAATATCAATTTTTCTCATTTGCTGCTTTGACATACCGTTAGCACGCTTCCATTCATTAACCTTTAAGCATTCTTCAATTACTTCAATCATTTCAGATGTTACCTTGTTTGGCCCTCTGTTTTCAGAATTGTATTTTGGTTTTTTAACAATTGCTTGAATTAATTCTTTTGTATCTGTTTCAGGATTTTTTGCTAAAAGTTCTTGCTTTTGATTTTTATACTCATTTACATATTTATTTACAGTATCCTTGCTCATGTGAAGTTCACTGGCAATGCTTCGATTGCTCATACCGTCAATATGTTTAAGTATGATTCTTTGTTTTTGATTCAATTTTATCACTTCCTTCTCTTCCTCCTCCCAGTTTATACTGAAAGGATACCATATTTTCTTAAGAAAGTGACCTAATTTTCAATGAGCCAGCTGACCTATTTTTAGATTAGCATAAACAAATAGTCAGTTTAAACCAAATCTTTTATTCTTTTGATTTAGTTGCTTCTTTTTCTAATAAAGTTTCTAAATTTTTTTCATAGTTTTCAAGAACTATATAAGATTTATTCTTGGAAATCCATTTACTAAGCATAAATCTATTATATAACATTTATCTTATATGACAACCATCCTAACACACATTAGGTTACTTAAAACTATATCATCAACAAAATAATGTCTATTTCCACTTTTCAAATCCAGAACTTGTCAAAATACTATTCTTATCTTTTTACTATCTCCCATTTCTTCTTAATCATGCCATTTCATATATGATTACCCATATCCTCCAATATTTTTATTACAATATTTTTTCAAAACTCAGATGTGTCTTATTGCAGAACAAATATTAAATCGTTAATATTTTCTTTGTTTTTATGAAATTTTTATTTTACTTTCGTTTTTTACTCTATATTCGTTAGAATGCTGAATACAATTCTATTTTTAAATTTTTTATTTATATTTACTTTATTAGAATGACATCTTCTTTTCAAGTATATGGAGCTTTATGCCATTTTCTTTTAGTAATTTTATACTGATCATATTGTGTTAAACTAAAAAGGGTGTATAATATAATTAGTCGGCTGATAATTAACCGGCTAATTATTTTTTAGCGCTTTAATTCAAAACTTTTTGGAATTGGAGGTGTAATTTTTGGATGAGGATAAATTGGAACTTATTAGTCTGAAGAGAAAGATTAAATGCCTTCACAGGGCTAATATGCGGGTAGTTTTAAAAAGATATGGGTTATACGAAGGTCAACCTTTTACTCTTATTCATCTAAAAAAGAAAGGAGAATGTACCCAAAGAGATCTGGCGGAATTTTTAAATGTCAGCAGTGCTACTATTGCGGTTTCATTGAAGCGGTTGGAGAAATCGGGATTGATAAAAAAGACTCCTGATAAGAAAGATTTAAGATATAACAATATAAGTTTGACGGAAAAAGGCAGAGAAATAGTCGATAAGTGTGAAGACGCTTTTGAAAATGCGGATATCCATATGTTCGATGGGTTTAGCGATGAAGAAATAAAAAATCTGAAAATGTATTATGCAAGAATCATAGACAATCTGGAGAAATTCAATTTTTCTAATAAAGGAGGTAATGCCGATGATTAAAAAGCTTTTTTCATTTTTTGACGGATATAAAAAATATGCGGCTTTAGCAATATCATTTATGATCATTGACGTAATGGGAGAAATTATTCAACCTATGCTTATGTCCGATATAGTTGATATAGGAATAAAAAACAGGGATTTAAATTATATATTCAGAATAGGAGGTTTAATGCTTATAATGGCATTGATTGCCATTATAGGAGGTATTATAAACGTATATTTTGGATCAAAGGCAGGGGTAGGTTTTGCAACTAATATTAGAAAAGGTGTTTTTCATAAGATTCAAGAGTTTTCGTTTTCTAACATTGATGAGTTTAAAAGTGCATCTTTGGTTACAAGACTTACGAACGATGTAACTTTAATTCAACAGGTAACAATAATGGGACTGAGGATTCTTGTAAAAGCACCGCTTATGCTTATATTCGGAGCGATTATGGCTTTTAAAATAAATTCGGAATTGGCTTTGGTAGTAGCCGTTGCAATACCTATTTTGGGAACGTGTGTATTTGTTATACTTAAAAAGTCCTTTCCTTTTTTCGTAAATATGCAGAAAAGGTTGGACAGAGTAAATGGAAATATTCAGGAGAATTTAACAAATATAAGGGTTGTAAAATCCTTTGTCAGAGAGGATTTTGAGAGAAACAAATTTGAAGAATCCAGCGATGCGCTTATGAATAATGCTACGAGAGCTCTTCATATTGTAATTTGGGATAGACCTTTGATGATTGTCGTTATGAGATCTTCTATTATGGCGCTTCTCTGGTTCGGAGGAAATAAAATATTGCAGGGTTCTCTTCAAGTAGGAGAACTTATGTCATTTATAAGTTACATCACTCAGATTTTATTCTCCCTTCTTCTTCTCGGTATGGTTATAACCCAGGCTTCAAGAGCAAGTGCCTCGGCAAAACGTATAATTGAGGTACTGGATACGAAGATTGATATTAAAGACAAAGAAGATGCGGAAGAAAGAAAAGTCAAGGAAGGAATCGTAGAATTTAAAAACGTATTTTTTAAATATAAAGATGAAAATGCCGATTACGCTTTAAAAGATATCTCCTTCAAAGTTAAAAAAGGAGAGATAATAGGGATAGTCGGTTCAACCGGGTCCGGAAAAACTTCTTTAGTTCAGCTTATTCCAAGACTTTATGATGCCACGAAAGGAAGTGTGCTTGTTGATGGAGTGGATGTAAGGGATTACAGATTAAACGACTTAAGAAAATCCATCGGGTTTGTTCTTCAAAAAAATGTATTGTTTTCAGGTACTATAAAAGATAATTTGAAGTGGGGAAATACTCAGGCTAAGACTGAGGAAATAGTTAGAGCGGCTAAAAATGCTCAGGCCCATGATTTTATAATGGAGTTTTCTAAGGGATATGAAACCGAGTTGGGACAAGAAGGAGTTAATATATCAGGAGGTCAGAAACAAAGGCTGAGTATAGCCAGAGCAATGCTCAAAAATCTTAAGATAAGGGAGATGTGAGATTTAATAACGTAACCTTTGGATATAACTCCGATAAAATAGTACTTAAAAATATTTCTATTTATGCAAAGCCTGGGCAGAAAATTGCGTTGGTAGGTTCTACGGGAGCAGGGAAGACTACAATTACAAACCTTTTAACAAGGTTTTATGATATAGATGAAGGAAGTATAACCATAGACGGAATCGATATCAGAAAAATAAAGAAAGAGAACCTAAGGAAATCCCTTGCCATGGTTTTACAAGATACTCATTTGTTTACGGGAACGATTATAGACAACATAAGATACGGAAAACTGGAAGCTACTGACGAAGAAGTAATAAAAGCGGCTAAGTTAGCCGGAGCAGACTCTTTTATCAGAAGACTTTCCAATGGATATAATACTGTAATAGATGGAGACGGAAACAATTTAAGTCAAGGACAAAGACAATTGTTGAATATTGCCAGGGCAGCCGTAGCGGACCCGCCCATACTGATTTTAGACGAGGCCACCAGTTCCATAGATACCAGAACAGAAAAATATATTGAGGAAGGAATGGATAGGTTAATGGAAGGGAGGACAAATTTCATCATTGCCCATAGATTATCGACGGTAAGAAATGCTGATGCTATAATGGTTATTGAAAATGGAGAAATTATTGAAAGAGGAAACCATGAAGAACTGTTGAAACAAAGAGGAAGATACTACGATTTGTGCACGGGAGCTTTTGAGTTAGAATAGAATTTATTTTATATGATTTATAATAAAGAATATGAAATCTGGGTATAAGATGATATAATATAGAGGAAGTTTTATGGTATAAATAAGGAGAGTTGTAGATGCTTGTAGAAAAATTATATGAAAATAATGAACTTAAACCTTATGAACTTAAAGAATTGATTGAAGAAAACAGTGCGGAACCAAGCCCAAAGTTATTAAATGCTGCTTTATCGGTAAGAAAGAAATACTATGGGAATGG is a genomic window of Acidilutibacter cellobiosedens containing:
- a CDS encoding MarR family winged helix-turn-helix transcriptional regulator, whose product is MDEDKLELISLKRKIKCLHRANMRVVLKRYGLYEGQPFTLIHLKKKGECTQRDLAEFLNVSSATIAVSLKRLEKSGLIKKTPDKKDLRYNNISLTEKGREIVDKCEDAFENADIHMFDGFSDEEIKNLKMYYARIIDNLEKFNFSNKGGNADD
- a CDS encoding ABC transporter ATP-binding protein, which translates into the protein MIKKLFSFFDGYKKYAALAISFMIIDVMGEIIQPMLMSDIVDIGIKNRDLNYIFRIGGLMLIMALIAIIGGIINVYFGSKAGVGFATNIRKGVFHKIQEFSFSNIDEFKSASLVTRLTNDVTLIQQVTIMGLRILVKAPLMLIFGAIMAFKINSELALVVAVAIPILGTCVFVILKKSFPFFVNMQKRLDRVNGNIQENLTNIRVVKSFVREDFERNKFEESSDALMNNATRALHIVIWDRPLMIVVMRSSIMALLWFGGNKILQGSLQVGELMSFISYITQILFSLLLLGMVITQASRASASAKRIIEVLDTKIDIKDKEDAEERKVKEGIVEFKNVFFKYKDENADYALKDISFKVKKGEIIGIVGSTGSGKTSLVQLIPRLYDATKGSVLVDGVDVRDYRLNDLRKSIGFVLQKNVLFSGTIKDNLKWGNTQAKTEEIVRAAKNAQAHDFIMEFSKGYETELGQEGVNISGGQKQRLSIARAMLKNLKIREM
- a CDS encoding ABC transporter ATP-binding protein translates to MRFNNVTFGYNSDKIVLKNISIYAKPGQKIALVGSTGAGKTTITNLLTRFYDIDEGSITIDGIDIRKIKKENLRKSLAMVLQDTHLFTGTIIDNIRYGKLEATDEEVIKAAKLAGADSFIRRLSNGYNTVIDGDGNNLSQGQRQLLNIARAAVADPPILILDEATSSIDTRTEKYIEEGMDRLMEGRTNFIIAHRLSTVRNADAIMVIENGEIIERGNHEELLKQRGRYYDLCTGAFELE